One window of the Pararge aegeria chromosome 22, ilParAegt1.1, whole genome shotgun sequence genome contains the following:
- the LOC120633572 gene encoding myosin-2-like, producing the protein MMPTMLTRRAAALQEQLKLKNALSELKSLKQLNADLMREQDDSEVEMRSIIAKNSQLKGELADLHSAHTLVLEERNQLQEAVRSFNQCISTYDEALGRITMLEGELCSAHKTIDDLQSQLQNVEMQSTNNLYDELLTSSSTMPVCIDLTCDSPCVKKTKPQIDLPFLNSHNKIKKYIRISKIIKKTQKLVKNQKKSSENLILRKERSVLLNKLNTFSLSFQSSREKYESEIQTLNDVIQQLEDSLKTMTIKYELSKKQIDEQILAADELLALGTYNRARFESLANKCQ; encoded by the coding sequence ATGATGCCAACAATGCtaaccagaagagcggctgcattgcaagagcaattaaaacttaaaaatgccctcagtgaactaaagtcactgaaacaactaaatgctgatttaatgagggaacaagatgacagtgaagtgGAAATGAGATCAATTATTGCCAAGAACTCCCAGCTAAAGGGTGAACTAGCTGACCTACATAGCGCTCACACTCTGGTCTTAGAGGAGCGCAACCAACTCCAGGAGGCAGTGCGTTCTTTTAACCAATGCATATCTACTTATGATGAAGCTTTAGGAAGAATTActatgttggagggtgaattatgtagcgcacataaaactattgatgaccttcagtcacaattacaaaatgttgaaatgcaatcaacaaataacttgtatgatgaactacttacttcatcctcaacaatgccagtgtgcatcgatctgacttgtgatagcccttgtgttaaaaaaaccaagcctcaaatagatctcccctttttaaatagccacaataaaataaaaaaatacattagaattagtaaaataataaagaaaactcaaaaattagtaaaaaaccagaagaaaagcagtgaaaacctgatactaagaaaagaacgttcagttttgttaaataagttaaataccttttctctttcttttcaaagtagcagggaaaaatatgagagtgaaatccaaaccttaaatgatgttattcaacagctggaagactcacttaaaactatgactattaaatatgagctgtcaaaaaagcagattgatgaacaaattctggcagctgatgagttgttagctctaggtacctacaatagggctcgttttgagtcattggcaaataaatgtcaa